A genome region from Synchiropus splendidus isolate RoL2022-P1 chromosome 5, RoL_Sspl_1.0, whole genome shotgun sequence includes the following:
- the LOC128759012 gene encoding kinesin-like protein KIF23 isoform X2 — translation MVRNRTAEAMLGKGRTPRRLGPKRTNSIEKDPVGVYCRIRAPGPDDGESCVEMISNSTIQLHAPEGLKANRNGEYKETQYSFKKVFGIDTSQTQLFGDVAKSLVEDLINCKNGLLFTYGVTGSGKTYTMTGSAGEGGLLPRSLDMLFNSIGPFQAKRFVFKPDDKNGVDIQNQVDALLDRQKRDSHIVVPKAPSSRQKADPEVADMINPEEACKCENVDEDTCYSVFVSYVEIYNNYIYDLLHESLVDPVRARPPQSKVLREDQFHNMYVAGCTEVEVKSTEEAFAVFWKGQKKRRIANTQLNRESSRSHSVFTLKLVQAPLDDDGDNVLQDKNQVNVSQLCLVDLAGSERTNRTKAEGSRLREAGNINQSLMALRTCLEVLRENQMSGSNKMVPYRDSKLTHLFKNYFDGEGHVRMIVCVNPKADEYEETMLVMRFAEMTQEVEVARPVDRPICGFTAGRRHRNQEFRDELSRRLEERDGSLPLNQLIENLPPLPACNLVDPADDQTLPRIIEALERRRHLRHALIQRYNETASAIRSTIQQSATQLGAQENVLHDHQAKLHENEKVINHQRKEIERLEKKSKTLETKIDILQKTVNVYENDKRSLQQGLECQSVRHHRELAEMKRREQQMQAVVNDAKFKWEKECDRRVNAKQMEMQNKLWVRDEKLKQLKAIVTESSNTKERSNPTSRETAGQKRSPSLLPDSVFKVPNRGRTVQFTDVEKLNWENQAATSRKRRSDSSDSTSNIGESDVESPGAFASENLVDQKRRRL, via the exons ATGGTGCGGAACCGAACAGCTGAAGCAATGCTTGG GAAAGGCAGAACCCCTCGCAGACTCGGTCCAAAGAGGACAAACAGCATAGAGAAGGATCCGGTTGGT GTGTACTGCCGCATACGTGCGCCTGGACCTGATGATGGAGAAAGTTGTGTGGAGATGATTAGCAACTCTACTATTCAGCTTCATGCTCCTGAAGGACTGAAAGCAAACCGAAATGGAGAATACAAAGag ACGCAGTACTCCTTTAAGAAGGTGTTTGGAATTGATACAAGTCAAACCCAGCTGTTCGGGGATGTGGCCAAATCGCTGGTGGAGGACCTCATCAACTGTAAAAACG GTCTCCTCTTCACTTATGGTGTCACTGGCAGTGGTAAGACCTACACCATGACGGGATCCGCTGGGGAAGGGGGACTTCTGCCCCGCTCGTTGGACATGCTCTTCAACAGTATCGGCCCCTTTCAAGCCAAAAGATTT GTTTTTAAACCGGACGACAAAAACGGGGTGGATATACAGAATCAAGTGGATGCCCTTCTGGACCGGCAGAAAAGAGACAGTCATATAGTAGTGCCAAAGGCTCCCTCTTCCAG ACAGAAGGCCGATCCCGAGGTGGCAGACATGATCAACCCAGAGGAGGCCTGCAAATGTGAAAACGTGGATGAAGACACTTGTTACAGTGTTTTCGTTTCATATGTGGAGATCTATAACAATTACATATACGATCTCCTCCACGAGTCTCTAGTCGACCCTGTCAGAGCCCG GCCACCTCAATCCAAAGTCCTGCGTGAAGACCAGTTTCACAACATGTACGTTGCTGGCTGCACAGAAGTGGAGGTGAAGTCTACTGAAGAGGCTTTTGCAGTGTTTTGGAAAG GACAAAAGAAAAGGAGGATTGCAAACACTCAACTCAACCGAGAGTCCAGTCGCTCTCATAGTGTGTTCACACTCAAGCTGGTCCAGGCTCCgctggatgatgatggagacaaTGTTCTTCAG GATAAGAATCAGGTTAATGTCAGCCAGTTGTGCTTAGTTGACTTGGCTGGCAGTGAACGCACCAACAGGACAAAAGCTGAAGGCAGCCGCCTCCGGGAAGCAG GAAATATAAACCAGTCGTTGATGGCGCTGAGGACATGCTTGGAGGTGTTACGTGAGAACCAGATGAGTGGATCGAACAAG aTGGTGCCATACAGGGACTCGAAACTGACTCATCTTTTTAAGAATTACTTTGATGGTGAAGGACATGTTCGCATGATTGTCTGTGTTAATCCAAAGGCTGATGAATATGAAGAAACTATG CTGGTCATGCGCTTTGCTGAGATGACACAAGAAGTGGAAGTGGCACGGCCGGTCGACAGGCCAATTTGTGGCTTCACTGCAGGACGCAGGCATAGAAACCAGGAGTTCCGAGATGAACTTTCACGGCGTCTGGAGGAGAGAG ACGGCTCTTTGCCACTCAATCAGCTCATTGAGAATCTTCCACCACTGCCGGCGTGTAACTTGGTGGACCCAGCAGATGATCAGACGCTTCCACGCATCATCGAGGCCCTGGAGAGAAGACGGCATCTTCGGCATGCACTGATCCAGCGTTATAATGAAACTG CAAGTGCAATCAGATCCACGATTCAGCAGTCTGCCACTCAGCTTGGTGCACAGGAGAACGTGCTTCATGATCACCAAGCCAAGCTGCATGAGAATGAAAAAGTCATAAACCACCAGAGAAAGGAGATAGAACGTCTGGAGAAGAAGTCCAAAACTCTGGAAACTAAG ATCGACATCTTACAGAAGACAGTCAATGTGTATGAGAACGACAAACGCTCGCTGCAACAAGGCCTGGAGTGTCAGTCAGTCAGGCACCACAGAGAGCTGGCTGAGATGAAGCGACGGGAGCAGCAAATGCAGGCTGTGGTGAACGATGCTAAGTTCAAGTGGGAGAAGGAGTGT GATCGACGAGTAAATGCCAAGCAGATGGAGATGCAGAACAAGTTGTGGGTGAGAGACGAGAAGCTGAAGCAGCTCAAAGCCATCGTCACCGAGAGCAGCAACACCAAAGAACGTTCCAACCCAACTAGTAGGGAGACAGCGGGCCAGAAGAGGTCGCCTTCACTACTGCCT GACAGTGTTTTTAAAGTGCCAAACAGAGGACGGACTGTGCAGTTCACTGATGTCGAGAAACTCAACTGGGAAAACCAGGCGGCAACAAG TCGCAAGAGAAGATCTGACTCATCAGACTCCACCTCAAATATCGGGGAAAGCGACGTTGAG tctcCAGGGGCCTTTGCAAGTGAGAACCTTGTCGACCAGAA aCGCAGACGGCTGTAG
- the LOC128759012 gene encoding kinesin-like protein KIF23 isoform X1 translates to MVRNRTAEAMLGKGRTPRRLGPKRTNSIEKDPVGVYCRIRAPGPDDGESCVEMISNSTIQLHAPEGLKANRNGEYKETQYSFKKVFGIDTSQTQLFGDVAKSLVEDLINCKNGLLFTYGVTGSGKTYTMTGSAGEGGLLPRSLDMLFNSIGPFQAKRFVFKPDDKNGVDIQNQVDALLDRQKRDSHIVVPKAPSSRQKADPEVADMINPEEACKCENVDEDTCYSVFVSYVEIYNNYIYDLLHESLVDPVRARPPQSKVLREDQFHNMYVAGCTEVEVKSTEEAFAVFWKGQKKRRIANTQLNRESSRSHSVFTLKLVQAPLDDDGDNVLQDKNQVNVSQLCLVDLAGSERTNRTKAEGSRLREAGNINQSLMALRTCLEVLRENQMSGSNKMVPYRDSKLTHLFKNYFDGEGHVRMIVCVNPKADEYEETMLVMRFAEMTQEVEVARPVDRPICGFTAGRRHRNQEFRDELSRRLEERGGPCNADGSLPLNQLIENLPPLPACNLVDPADDQTLPRIIEALERRRHLRHALIQRYNETASAIRSTIQQSATQLGAQENVLHDHQAKLHENEKVINHQRKEIERLEKKSKTLETKIDILQKTVNVYENDKRSLQQGLECQSVRHHRELAEMKRREQQMQAVVNDAKFKWEKECDRRVNAKQMEMQNKLWVRDEKLKQLKAIVTESSNTKERSNPTSRETAGQKRSPSLLPDSVFKVPNRGRTVQFTDVEKLNWENQAATSRKRRSDSSDSTSNIGESDVESPGAFASENLVDQKRRRL, encoded by the exons ATGGTGCGGAACCGAACAGCTGAAGCAATGCTTGG GAAAGGCAGAACCCCTCGCAGACTCGGTCCAAAGAGGACAAACAGCATAGAGAAGGATCCGGTTGGT GTGTACTGCCGCATACGTGCGCCTGGACCTGATGATGGAGAAAGTTGTGTGGAGATGATTAGCAACTCTACTATTCAGCTTCATGCTCCTGAAGGACTGAAAGCAAACCGAAATGGAGAATACAAAGag ACGCAGTACTCCTTTAAGAAGGTGTTTGGAATTGATACAAGTCAAACCCAGCTGTTCGGGGATGTGGCCAAATCGCTGGTGGAGGACCTCATCAACTGTAAAAACG GTCTCCTCTTCACTTATGGTGTCACTGGCAGTGGTAAGACCTACACCATGACGGGATCCGCTGGGGAAGGGGGACTTCTGCCCCGCTCGTTGGACATGCTCTTCAACAGTATCGGCCCCTTTCAAGCCAAAAGATTT GTTTTTAAACCGGACGACAAAAACGGGGTGGATATACAGAATCAAGTGGATGCCCTTCTGGACCGGCAGAAAAGAGACAGTCATATAGTAGTGCCAAAGGCTCCCTCTTCCAG ACAGAAGGCCGATCCCGAGGTGGCAGACATGATCAACCCAGAGGAGGCCTGCAAATGTGAAAACGTGGATGAAGACACTTGTTACAGTGTTTTCGTTTCATATGTGGAGATCTATAACAATTACATATACGATCTCCTCCACGAGTCTCTAGTCGACCCTGTCAGAGCCCG GCCACCTCAATCCAAAGTCCTGCGTGAAGACCAGTTTCACAACATGTACGTTGCTGGCTGCACAGAAGTGGAGGTGAAGTCTACTGAAGAGGCTTTTGCAGTGTTTTGGAAAG GACAAAAGAAAAGGAGGATTGCAAACACTCAACTCAACCGAGAGTCCAGTCGCTCTCATAGTGTGTTCACACTCAAGCTGGTCCAGGCTCCgctggatgatgatggagacaaTGTTCTTCAG GATAAGAATCAGGTTAATGTCAGCCAGTTGTGCTTAGTTGACTTGGCTGGCAGTGAACGCACCAACAGGACAAAAGCTGAAGGCAGCCGCCTCCGGGAAGCAG GAAATATAAACCAGTCGTTGATGGCGCTGAGGACATGCTTGGAGGTGTTACGTGAGAACCAGATGAGTGGATCGAACAAG aTGGTGCCATACAGGGACTCGAAACTGACTCATCTTTTTAAGAATTACTTTGATGGTGAAGGACATGTTCGCATGATTGTCTGTGTTAATCCAAAGGCTGATGAATATGAAGAAACTATG CTGGTCATGCGCTTTGCTGAGATGACACAAGAAGTGGAAGTGGCACGGCCGGTCGACAGGCCAATTTGTGGCTTCACTGCAGGACGCAGGCATAGAAACCAGGAGTTCCGAGATGAACTTTCACGGCGTCTGGAGGAGAGAGGTGGGCCCTGTAATGCTG ACGGCTCTTTGCCACTCAATCAGCTCATTGAGAATCTTCCACCACTGCCGGCGTGTAACTTGGTGGACCCAGCAGATGATCAGACGCTTCCACGCATCATCGAGGCCCTGGAGAGAAGACGGCATCTTCGGCATGCACTGATCCAGCGTTATAATGAAACTG CAAGTGCAATCAGATCCACGATTCAGCAGTCTGCCACTCAGCTTGGTGCACAGGAGAACGTGCTTCATGATCACCAAGCCAAGCTGCATGAGAATGAAAAAGTCATAAACCACCAGAGAAAGGAGATAGAACGTCTGGAGAAGAAGTCCAAAACTCTGGAAACTAAG ATCGACATCTTACAGAAGACAGTCAATGTGTATGAGAACGACAAACGCTCGCTGCAACAAGGCCTGGAGTGTCAGTCAGTCAGGCACCACAGAGAGCTGGCTGAGATGAAGCGACGGGAGCAGCAAATGCAGGCTGTGGTGAACGATGCTAAGTTCAAGTGGGAGAAGGAGTGT GATCGACGAGTAAATGCCAAGCAGATGGAGATGCAGAACAAGTTGTGGGTGAGAGACGAGAAGCTGAAGCAGCTCAAAGCCATCGTCACCGAGAGCAGCAACACCAAAGAACGTTCCAACCCAACTAGTAGGGAGACAGCGGGCCAGAAGAGGTCGCCTTCACTACTGCCT GACAGTGTTTTTAAAGTGCCAAACAGAGGACGGACTGTGCAGTTCACTGATGTCGAGAAACTCAACTGGGAAAACCAGGCGGCAACAAG TCGCAAGAGAAGATCTGACTCATCAGACTCCACCTCAAATATCGGGGAAAGCGACGTTGAG tctcCAGGGGCCTTTGCAAGTGAGAACCTTGTCGACCAGAA aCGCAGACGGCTGTAG